One part of the Brevundimonas subvibrioides ATCC 15264 genome encodes these proteins:
- a CDS encoding VOC family protein: MDNPVRYFEVPVLDLDRAQAFYERVLQVTLERQIVDGYDMALFPWVEGGPGATGALARGDVYVPAKAGALVYFTVVDIEQAVHRAQAEGARLLYAVKVVPGGRVAEVEDSEGNRMALFQVVEA; encoded by the coding sequence ATGGACAACCCCGTCAGATATTTCGAAGTCCCTGTGCTCGATCTCGATCGGGCCCAGGCGTTCTACGAAAGGGTGCTGCAGGTCACCCTGGAGCGACAGATCGTGGACGGCTACGACATGGCGCTGTTCCCCTGGGTCGAGGGTGGGCCAGGTGCCACGGGGGCCCTGGCCAGGGGGGACGTCTATGTTCCTGCGAAAGCGGGGGCCCTGGTCTATTTCACGGTCGTGGACATCGAACAGGCGGTGCACCGCGCCCAGGCGGAGGGCGCGCGACTGCTCTATGCGGTCAAGGTCGTCCCCGGCGGACGCGTCGCCGAGGTCGAGGATTCCGAAGGCAACCGGATGGCCCTCTTTCAGGTCGTCGAGGCTTGA